Sequence from the Mesorhizobium sp. PAMC28654 genome:
CGGAGACTGCCGATTGCCCAGTTTCTCGACTTCACCTGTCTTCAGATTTGCCCGGTATATTCCGTTGGTTTCGTCATTCGCGGAAAAATACATCCAGCCGTCGAGGAGCTTGCCGCCCTGCGCCGCGTCGATGGTCTGCGACAGGGGGATGTATTCCTTGAAGCTCCAATCCGCGAGATTGTAGACCGCCAGTTCCGTGGCGTTGTTGTACGCCATGCCGTAGCCGAGGCCATTCTTGGCATCGACCGCCACCCAGCTGGCAATGTCAATGGTGCCGTTGGGCGGATTGAGAGCAAAGGCCTTGCCGGTATAGCTCAGGTCACTCGCATTATAGATTGCAAAAACGGGATTGTTGTATCTGTATCCGGTGACAGGGTCCGCGACACTTGAATCCAGCGAAATATACAGAAGCCCGTCGGCATAATCGATGTCACCGATGTGATTCAGGCCCGCGTCGGAGAATTGGGACGGAATCTCCAGGACATGTGGAATGCCGGGCGACGCAACCAGGTTGCGATTGTAGTTGCTGTCGGTGCGCTCGAGAATATTGGTGCCTGAGAAATACCAGTTCGTGCCGTCTGTCGTCACGCCCTGCTTCTTGGATGTTGTGGCATCGCCGGTAAAGACCGTCTTTTCGACCATGATCCAGGGCTCGACGGCAAGCGCGGGCATCGATGTCATGGCGAGTGCGCCTGACACGAGTATGCAGGATGTTATGGTTTTCGGGAGGCAAGCCGTGGCCGCGCCCTTCAGGGCGGCCTTGCTCGCAGGGTAATTCATCATGGAGGGCATTCTTTACGTTCCTGTTGGCTATGATCAATTCCTCGGCGCGCACGACATCGACCAACGAGGGCGGCACGCCCTCTGGACTTGCTTCGGTAAAGTGGAGAGCGGGTTGCTCATTCGGCGGCGTTTCGCTCGAACTGCATCGGGCTGATGTAGTCGAGCGCGGAATGCCGCCGGATGGGATTGTAGAAGCCGTCGATATATCGGGCAATGGCGGCTTGGGCATCGGCGCGGGTAAGGAAAGAGGTGCGCCAGATCAGTTCAGTTTTCAGCGTCTTGAAGAATGTTTCGACCATGGCGTTATCAAAGCAATTGCCCTTGCCTGACATTGAGATGATGACGCCGGCGGCACGCAATTCGGCTTGGTAGTCGATAGAACAATATTGGCTGCCGCGGTCGGAGTGGTGAATGAGGCCGGGTTCCGGCTGCCGCATGACGAACGCCTTGTTGAGCGCTGCCAGAGCCAGGCTGCGGTGTAGCCGGTTGCCAGCAGCCCAGCCAACGACCTTGCGGGCAAACAGATCGATGACGACAGCAAGGTACAACCAGCCCTCCCGCGTCCAGATGTAGGAGATGTCGGCACCCCATTTCTGGTTGGGACCAGTGGCGGCAAAATCCTGGTCGATGACATTGGGGGCAACCGGAAAGGCGTGTTCGCTGTCCGTCGTGCGCTTGAACCGCCGCTTCTGTCTTGCCTGGAGGCCATTCTCCCGCATCAGACGCGCCGTTCGTCGCCGGCCAATGGCAAAGCCATTGTCTTGCAGTTCCCGCGTCATGCGCGGGCTACCATAGGTTCCGTTCGACAGCGCGAACGACGATCGCACATGCGCCAGCATTATCATGTCGTCGCGCTGCCGGCGGCACGCCGGCCGGCGCCCCCAGGCAAAGTAGCCGCTCGGGCTGACACCCAGCGTCGCGCACAAACGGTCCACAGGGAAATCCTTCTTCGCCTGGTCGATGAGCGCGAACCTCACCGACTTCCCTCCTTGACGAAAAAAGCCGTCGCCCGTTTCAAGATATCCCGCTCCTGCCGAAGGATTTCATTCTCCCGCCGCAGCCGTTTCAATTCAGCGGCGACATCAGCATCAGGCGGACGCCCAGGATCGCCCATCTCACGATCCAGCTGCCGACCCATCCATCGCGTCAGCGTCGAGAAACCAACACCAAGATCCTCCGCGATCTGCCGCTTCGTCCGACCGCTCGTTCGCACAAGGCCAACCGCCTCCGCCTTGAACGCATCCGTAAACTGTCTCTGTTTCGTCATCGAGGTCGCCTTTCATCAGAAGGAAACTCTCCACTTTTTCGGGGCAAGTCCACTCGGCGACGGCTAGGTCCGAGATTTTTCTGGTTCTTCGGGTAATATTTACGCGGTATTTGTCGGCCGCTCTGGCCGCTTGTTCAACGATGTGCTCACTAGGGGGAGCGCGTGACAATCATATGAATAATGGGAACAATATGAAAAATTCAGCTGCCCGTCCAAGGGCATCCCGGATGACCTCGCGCATGACGGGCTCGTCCTCCGGCCTTCACGCCAGACTGCTCAACGAAATCGGTCAGGGCATCGTGCGCGGAAAGTTCGTTCCCGGCGATCAGCTGCCGAACGGCGACGACTGGAGCGCCTCGTTTGGCGCGAGCCGCACCGGCCTGCGCGAAGTCGTCAAGGTCCTGGCGGGCAAAGGCATGGTGGAGATGCGTCCCCGGACGGGAACGCGGGTGCGCCCGCGCAAGGACTGGAATTTCCTCGACCCTGATGTGCTGATGTGGCGTTTCGGCGCGAGGACGACGGCCGAGGAGGCGCGCTCCCTGTTCGAGTTACGCCGCGCGATCGAGCCCATGGCCGGTGCTCTGGCGGCGGAGCGCGCCACACCGGAACAGATCGCCGAATTGAGGGGCATTCTCGAGGAAATGGAACAGGCCGGCGACGATGGCGAACGCTTCGCCGTACCCGATCTCGCCTTTCACCAGGCAATCCTGCATATGTCGGGAAACGAGCTGATCGGCTCGCTCGCTGCCTTGATCGAGACCGCGCTGGTGATCAGCTTCCGGCTTTCGGATGACAGCCCGGCCGGGCAGCGCCATTCGCTCAAGCTGCATCAGCGGATCGTCGAAAGCATCGAGAAGCGCAATCCCACGGCTACCAGCAAAGCACTGGTCGCCCTGCTTGACGGAGCGGAGGAGGATGTGCGGCTTTCCTTGGCGGCAAGGATTGGCAGGCAGAAATAGAGCTGGCCTCGCTGCTCGACGTGCCTGCGCCGGGTAATGCGCAGGATCGAATGGCATCGCCTAGCGCCCGCCAGCACCAAGCCCAGGATATCGCGCGGCCATCTTCAGAATGAGGCGTACGATGATCCGTGACGATTCGACTGCCAGGGAGGAACAAATGCCAATCGGAGTAGCGGTGGAGTACCTGCATAAGTTGCGCAGAGAGGCGATCAATGCGGAAGCGGGCAATGTAAAAGGTATCACGCGTTGTTTGCAGACGAACATTGGGAAGTCGCGCGACCTTTTGGAAACGACGGAGGCCACGGATGCAGCTCTGGCTCACCTGCTGGAGACGGG
This genomic interval carries:
- a CDS encoding IS3 family transposase (programmed frameshift), which produces MTKQRQFTDAFKAEAVGLVRTSGRTKRQIAEDLGVGFSTLTRWMGRQLDREMGDPGRPPDADVAAELKRLRRENEILRQERDILKRATGFFRQGGKSVRFALIDQAKKDFPVDRLCATLGVSPSGYFAWGRRPACRRQRDDMIMLAHVRSSFALSNGTYGSPRMTRELQDNGFAIGRRRTARLMRENGLQARQKRRFKRTTDSEHAFPVAPNVIDQDFAATGPNQKWGADISYIWTREGWLYLAVVIDLFARKVVGWAAGNRLHRSLALAALNKAFVMRQPEPGLIHHSDRGSQYCSIDYQAELRAAGVIISMSGKGNCFDNAMVETFFKTLKTELIWRTSFLTRADAQAAIARYIDGFYNPIRRHSALDYISPMQFERNAAE
- a CDS encoding FadR/GntR family transcriptional regulator, which codes for MTGSSSGLHARLLNEIGQGIVRGKFVPGDQLPNGDDWSASFGASRTGLREVVKVLAGKGMVEMRPRTGTRVRPRKDWNFLDPDVLMWRFGARTTAEEARSLFELRRAIEPMAGALAAERATPEQIAELRGILEEMEQAGDDGERFAVPDLAFHQAILHMSGNELIGSLAALIETALVISFRLSDDSPAGQRHSLKLHQRIVESIEKRNPTATSKALVALLDGAEEDVRLSLAARIGRQK